A window from Ruminiclostridium josui JCM 17888 encodes these proteins:
- the mutL gene encoding DNA mismatch repair endonuclease MutL, with translation MGRIIVLDENTSNKIAAGEVVEKPASVVKELVENSIDAGATSISVDIKNGGISYIKITDNGSGMDEDDVEIAFERHATSKIKRAEDLDSVITMGFRGEALASIAAVSSVELMTKTAESPYGMYVHIKGGVFKDVRQTGCPVGTTFIIKDLFYNTPARYKFLKKDSTEAGYISDTIARIALGNPDISFKLTNGKTTLIHTPGNNDLKSVIYSIYGKEIIKDLVAVEYADEKIKISGYVGKPEAARSNRNYQSLYINKRYVKSRLVSYSVEQAFSSILMKNRFPFFVLNIDINPILVDANVHPAKTEVRFADESYLSRTIYMAVSNAITTGGSLFNPVEVPIKDRELFKFTGNSQPKNEYVQKEIEISKKQNDNKKAEEIRLFTKALEPLAKCDVHKVSTFTEKPQTDMSSFTFTKSEDYNVNLPQTVSNEVKQENTIKTDNNFNVIKEADYSKDVEEDLNEDNREANTEKVHPELADMKYIGQAFSTYIILQSNDELVMVDQHAAHERIIYEKLREKFDSQENTTQLLLEPVVLQLQPFELDAIKSKEELLTRIGFDFEDFGNNSIIIRGIPYMVGDCSPRDIFIELTQKLQESIKPVSTPLADEIIHTIACKAAIKANKKLDEKEVHQLLTELSNTGRRYTCPHGRPTVIRLTKYEIEKMFKRIV, from the coding sequence ATGGGACGCATAATTGTACTGGATGAAAATACTTCAAATAAAATAGCCGCCGGAGAAGTTGTCGAAAAGCCGGCTTCCGTTGTAAAGGAACTAGTGGAAAACTCTATTGATGCCGGTGCAACTAGCATCTCAGTAGATATAAAAAATGGCGGTATATCCTATATAAAAATTACCGATAACGGAAGTGGCATGGATGAAGACGATGTAGAAATTGCATTTGAGCGTCATGCTACAAGTAAAATTAAAAGGGCAGAAGATCTTGATTCTGTTATAACAATGGGTTTCAGAGGGGAAGCTCTGGCAAGTATAGCGGCGGTTTCATCTGTTGAACTTATGACAAAGACAGCAGAAAGCCCGTATGGAATGTATGTACACATAAAGGGAGGAGTTTTTAAAGATGTAAGGCAGACAGGATGTCCTGTTGGCACAACCTTTATTATTAAGGATTTATTTTATAATACCCCGGCACGTTACAAGTTTTTAAAGAAGGATTCTACAGAAGCGGGCTATATTTCTGATACAATAGCGAGAATAGCTTTGGGTAATCCGGATATTTCTTTTAAACTGACAAACGGAAAAACAACATTGATTCATACCCCGGGAAATAATGACTTAAAAAGTGTAATTTACAGTATATACGGAAAAGAAATAATAAAAGATCTTGTTGCAGTCGAGTATGCAGATGAAAAAATAAAGATAAGCGGATATGTAGGTAAACCTGAAGCTGCCAGGTCCAACAGAAACTATCAATCTCTTTATATAAATAAAAGATATGTAAAAAGCAGATTGGTATCGTATTCAGTTGAACAAGCCTTTTCAAGCATACTTATGAAAAACAGGTTTCCTTTTTTCGTATTGAATATTGATATTAATCCTATATTGGTAGATGCTAACGTACATCCTGCGAAAACCGAGGTGCGGTTTGCCGATGAAAGCTATTTGTCCAGAACCATATATATGGCTGTTTCAAATGCCATTACTACAGGTGGAAGCTTGTTTAATCCTGTAGAAGTTCCTATTAAAGATAGAGAGCTGTTTAAGTTTACAGGTAATTCCCAACCTAAAAATGAATATGTTCAAAAAGAAATAGAAATAAGCAAAAAACAGAATGACAATAAAAAAGCGGAGGAGATACGGCTATTTACAAAAGCCCTGGAGCCATTGGCAAAGTGTGATGTACACAAAGTAAGTACATTTACGGAAAAGCCCCAGACAGATATGTCCTCTTTTACCTTTACAAAGTCTGAAGATTATAATGTAAATCTGCCACAGACTGTGTCAAACGAAGTAAAACAGGAAAATACTATTAAAACAGATAATAATTTCAATGTAATTAAAGAAGCTGATTATTCAAAAGATGTTGAAGAAGATTTAAATGAGGACAATCGGGAAGCAAATACAGAAAAGGTCCATCCTGAACTTGCCGACATGAAATATATAGGCCAGGCCTTTTCTACATATATTATTTTACAGAGTAATGATGAGCTGGTAATGGTAGATCAGCATGCAGCACATGAGCGAATAATATATGAAAAGCTCAGAGAAAAATTTGATTCTCAAGAAAATACAACTCAACTGTTACTGGAACCAGTAGTCCTTCAACTTCAGCCTTTTGAACTGGATGCAATAAAATCCAAAGAGGAATTATTGACACGTATCGGGTTTGATTTTGAGGATTTTGGAAACAATTCCATTATTATTAGAGGAATTCCGTATATGGTAGGAGACTGCTCTCCAAGAGATATATTTATTGAGCTAACACAAAAGCTTCAGGAATCAATAAAACCTGTCAGCACACCTTTAGCTGATGAGATAATTCATACTATTGCGTGCAAGGCTGCTATAAAGGCAAATAAAAAACTTGATGAAAAGGAAGTTCATCAGCTGTTGACTGAACTCTCAAACACAGGAAGACGGTATACTTGTCCTCACGGACGTCCTACCGTAATACGCCTGACAAAATATGAAATAGAAAAAATGTTTAAAAGAATTGTTTAG
- the miaA gene encoding tRNA (adenosine(37)-N6)-dimethylallyltransferase MiaA, with protein MNRVIVIVGPTASGKTNLSIELAKRMNGEIISADSMQIYKYMDIGTAKPTKEEMQGIKHYLIDEVFPNEDFNVVRFKDLAEKYIDTIIEKGKQPIVAGGTGLYISSLINNINFSESESDWELRETLKKEAEELGPEFLHKKLQEVDPDSALNIHPNNIKRVIRALEVYYQTQKPISYHNKVSRSIPPRYQFVLVGLNMDRQVLYERINKRVDIMIQNGLVDEVKQLVDLGYADSIISMQGIGYKEILEFLKNNITLEQAIENIKQGTRRYAKRQITWFKRINGIKWFIIDDSGNNINVINEVYEYVNG; from the coding sequence ATGAACCGAGTTATAGTTATAGTTGGTCCTACTGCATCAGGAAAAACAAATTTATCTATTGAGCTTGCAAAAAGAATGAATGGAGAAATTATTTCTGCTGATTCCATGCAGATTTATAAATATATGGACATTGGGACTGCAAAACCAACAAAGGAAGAAATGCAGGGCATAAAACATTACCTTATTGATGAAGTATTTCCCAATGAAGACTTTAATGTTGTAAGGTTCAAGGATTTGGCTGAAAAATATATAGATACCATTATTGAAAAAGGTAAACAGCCAATTGTAGCAGGGGGCACAGGACTTTATATCAGTTCTTTGATAAACAATATCAATTTTAGTGAAAGTGAAAGCGACTGGGAACTCCGAGAAACTTTAAAAAAAGAAGCAGAGGAATTAGGGCCTGAGTTTCTCCATAAAAAGCTACAGGAAGTTGACCCGGATTCAGCTCTAAATATTCATCCTAATAATATAAAAAGAGTAATAAGAGCATTGGAAGTATATTATCAGACACAAAAACCAATATCTTATCATAATAAGGTATCAAGGAGTATACCGCCCAGATACCAATTTGTTCTTGTTGGTTTAAATATGGACAGGCAGGTTTTATATGAACGAATAAATAAGAGAGTGGACATTATGATACAAAATGGCCTTGTAGATGAAGTAAAACAGCTTGTAGACCTTGGTTATGCTGATAGTATAATTTCTATGCAGGGTATCGGATATAAAGAGATACTTGAATTTTTGAAAAATAATATAACACTTGAACAGGCAATCGAAAATATAAAACAGGGAACCAGAAGATATGCTAAAAGACAAATTACATGGTTTAAGAGAATTAATGGAATTAAGTGGTTTATTATAGATGATTCTGGAAATAATATAAATGTAATAAATGAGGTTTATGAATACGTAAATGGCTAA
- the hfq gene encoding RNA chaperone Hfq: MVKNTINLQDIFLNQVRKEHIAVTIYLTNGFQLKGMVKGFDNFTVVLDSDGKQQLVYKHAISTISPMKSVNLIFNEQGKE; encoded by the coding sequence TTGGTAAAGAATACTATCAATTTGCAGGACATTTTCTTGAATCAAGTAAGAAAGGAACACATTGCTGTTACTATCTATCTTACAAATGGGTTTCAATTAAAGGGGATGGTCAAGGGATTTGATAATTTCACTGTGGTTCTTGACAGTGACGGAAAACAGCAGTTGGTATACAAGCATGCGATTTCTACCATAAGTCCAATGAAATCGGTGAATCTTATTTTTAATGAGCAGGGAAAAGAATAA
- the lexA gene encoding transcriptional repressor LexA, with product MAKKNSNKQQEILDYVYKCVHENGYPPSVREICSAVGFKSTSTVHSYLQKLIDSGLLQKDPTKPRAIKILNKTNQVKESRTNKDGYYTTREMVDVPVVGKVTAGQPILAVENITDTFPLPVDFVQNSDAFMLRIQGDSMVEAGILDKDFVLVRQQSSANNGDIVVALIGDEATCKTFYREKDHVRLQPQNSSMEPIIVKDNLSILGKVIGVFRRM from the coding sequence ATGGCAAAGAAGAATTCTAACAAGCAACAGGAAATTCTTGATTATGTTTATAAATGTGTTCATGAAAACGGTTACCCGCCTTCTGTAAGGGAAATATGTTCAGCGGTAGGTTTTAAGTCTACTTCTACTGTACATTCCTACCTTCAAAAACTTATTGATAGCGGACTTCTTCAAAAGGATCCTACTAAACCGAGAGCAATCAAAATTTTAAATAAAACAAACCAGGTTAAGGAAAGCCGTACTAATAAAGATGGGTATTATACAACCCGTGAAATGGTGGATGTTCCAGTTGTGGGAAAAGTTACAGCAGGCCAGCCTATTCTCGCCGTTGAAAACATTACTGATACATTTCCTCTTCCTGTAGATTTCGTACAAAACAGCGATGCATTTATGCTCAGAATTCAAGGTGATAGTATGGTAGAAGCAGGAATACTTGACAAGGACTTTGTACTGGTAAGACAGCAGTCTTCTGCCAATAATGGCGATATTGTTGTAGCCTTGATTGGTGATGAGGCTACATGTAAAACCTTTTATCGTGAAAAAGACCATGTTAGGCTTCAGCCACAGAACAGCAGTATGGAACCAATCATTGTAAAAGATAATTTATCAATTCTAGGAAAAGTAATTGGTGTATTTAGGCGTATGTAG
- the yneA gene encoding cell division suppressor protein YneA — protein MTRKKYVLKNKKRFLSFLFFILFITFTLVYTVTVAGFSDKQYITVTVGKGDSLWSIASKYGGKTDIRKKIYLIKKINNMDSSDLRENVSLLVPVDK, from the coding sequence ATGACTAGAAAAAAATATGTTTTAAAAAATAAAAAGAGATTTTTAAGTTTTTTGTTTTTTATTCTATTTATAACTTTTACCCTGGTTTATACAGTTACAGTGGCAGGTTTTTCTGATAAGCAGTACATTACGGTTACAGTAGGAAAAGGGGATTCCTTATGGTCTATAGCTTCGAAGTACGGTGGAAAAACTGATATAAGAAAGAAGATATATTTAATAAAAAAGATAAATAATATGGATTCAAGTGATTTAAGAGAGAACGTATCTCTATTGGTACCCGTCGACAAATAA
- a CDS encoding proton-conducting transporter membrane subunit: protein MMSNQIAVFFIVCVILYVIGALTSLASFASPKWSNRLSNTFALLASSLLTFLMIYKLVYSRDISINLNFNTNIPFFTVKFNIDNLSAFFILIISIVAIIVSLFSYTYMSHYISKKNISIFGCLYNLFIVSMVLLVSSSNLLLFLVFWELMSLISFFLVIFEHGKEEVQKAGRIYIIMTYTGTACITAAFVLIAAYTGSFNFTSINLQSIPQGAANFIFILLLIGLGTKAGIIPVHIWLPYAHPVAPSNISALMSGVMIKMAVYGLIRFIFNVLPAGDLWWGVLVLCIGIVSALIGIAYSIASTTNIKRLLAYSSIENIGIILAALGIMLIARASNNLFLLSLSLTAVLLHTLNHAVFKSLLFMGAGAIQYSAHTKNMEKLGGLIKKMPLASVFIFIGCLSISAVPPFNGFISEYMIFRTIISSISYFAPLQSFLLVVILMVAAAALALTGALVAFCFVKFFGICFLGMTRSKEAENAKEPGKPMIMALASAAVLCLLLGIFPNYAIKLIDSVGSQLIYIKLLTTNWSLLPSEYYPANNSRLSIPSGLIALLLVVLGAIVLLVVMALRKRTFVQRYNTWDCGYTKLNSKMQYSATGFSKSLRIIFRGLFKPVRDLEITEGIAPYHIKAGRYTTSTVKFFEKYLYQPFVKSIIYFSRKIRFTIQTGSIHAYLMYFFGIMVLMLLYYSFTA, encoded by the coding sequence ATGATGTCAAATCAAATAGCAGTTTTCTTTATAGTATGTGTAATCTTGTATGTAATCGGAGCATTGACATCTCTAGCTTCATTTGCAAGTCCAAAGTGGTCAAACAGATTGTCAAATACCTTTGCACTTTTAGCAAGCAGCTTACTTACATTCTTAATGATTTACAAATTGGTATATTCCAGAGACATATCAATAAATTTAAATTTTAATACCAATATTCCTTTTTTCACTGTAAAGTTTAATATTGATAATCTATCAGCTTTTTTTATATTGATTATTTCAATAGTAGCAATTATTGTTTCGTTATTCTCATATACATATATGTCCCACTATATTTCAAAAAAAAATATATCTATTTTCGGTTGTTTGTACAACTTGTTTATTGTCTCAATGGTTCTTTTGGTTTCAAGCAGCAACCTGCTGCTTTTCTTAGTTTTTTGGGAACTGATGTCTCTTATTTCTTTTTTTCTCGTTATATTCGAGCATGGAAAAGAGGAGGTTCAGAAAGCCGGCAGAATATACATTATAATGACTTATACTGGAACTGCTTGCATTACAGCAGCTTTTGTTTTGATTGCAGCCTATACAGGTAGTTTTAATTTTACATCAATTAATTTGCAATCCATACCTCAAGGCGCAGCTAATTTTATTTTTATCCTTCTGCTAATTGGATTAGGAACCAAAGCAGGTATTATACCTGTTCATATCTGGTTGCCATATGCTCATCCGGTAGCTCCTAGCAATATATCAGCCTTAATGTCGGGTGTTATGATAAAGATGGCTGTTTATGGTCTCATAAGATTTATTTTTAATGTTCTTCCTGCTGGTGATTTGTGGTGGGGAGTACTTGTCCTTTGCATAGGTATTGTTTCAGCATTAATTGGAATTGCTTATTCCATCGCCTCTACTACAAACATTAAAAGGCTATTGGCATATTCCAGCATAGAAAATATAGGGATTATTTTAGCAGCCCTTGGAATAATGCTTATTGCAAGAGCATCAAACAACCTGTTTCTTCTTTCGCTGTCCTTAACGGCAGTACTCCTGCATACCTTAAATCACGCGGTTTTTAAATCACTACTTTTCATGGGTGCAGGTGCAATTCAATATTCAGCACATACCAAGAATATGGAGAAACTGGGGGGGTTAATAAAAAAAATGCCTTTAGCCTCAGTGTTTATTTTCATAGGTTGTCTTTCTATTTCTGCAGTACCGCCTTTTAACGGATTTATAAGCGAATATATGATTTTTAGGACTATTATTAGCAGTATCAGCTATTTTGCACCATTACAAAGCTTCCTTCTGGTTGTAATCTTAATGGTAGCTGCAGCTGCACTTGCTTTAACCGGAGCTTTGGTTGCATTCTGTTTTGTTAAATTCTTCGGTATTTGCTTTTTGGGAATGACAAGAAGTAAAGAAGCAGAGAATGCCAAGGAGCCGGGTAAGCCTATGATTATGGCACTTGCGTCAGCTGCAGTGCTTTGTCTGTTGCTTGGTATTTTCCCAAATTATGCTATAAAACTTATAGATAGCGTTGGCAGTCAATTGATTTATATAAAGCTGTTAACAACAAACTGGTCGCTACTACCATCAGAATATTATCCTGCGAATAACAGTAGATTAAGCATACCTTCGGGACTTATTGCTCTTCTGCTGGTAGTGTTGGGAGCTATAGTATTGTTAGTAGTAATGGCACTGAGAAAAAGAACTTTTGTCCAACGATATAATACATGGGATTGCGGGTATACAAAGCTAAACTCAAAAATGCAGTATTCTGCAACCGGATTTTCTAAATCTTTGAGAATTATATTCAGAGGATTATTTAAACCTGTAAGAGACTTAGAAATAACAGAAGGAATTGCACCTTATCATATTAAAGCTGGTAGATATACAACATCTACGGTAAAATTTTTTGAAAAATATTTATACCAACCTTTTGTTAAAAGTATAATTTATTTTTCAAGGAAAATCCGTTTTACCATTCAGACAGGGAGTATACATGCATATTTAATGTATTTCTTTGGGATTATGGTGCTTATGCTTTTATATTATTCATTTACAGCATAA
- a CDS encoding respiratory chain complex I subunit 1 family protein: MFFILLISPLFTGVIRKIKSKIQHKIGASVFQPYYDLIKLLKKDLVVSNTSSWIYNVAPYVYFITSLAAAMCLPVVYQLRGFSLYTDLLVIVYFFVAGRIFMALAGLDTGSTFGGMGSSRELLISALVEPALFLIIITVGANPEIASTSVFSIYDYVVENSSNTFSTINILLFAAMLMVMIAESSRIPVDDPSTHLELTMVHEAMTLEYSGRHLAFIEMGTYIKQLVFMTFMANILIPLGLNAESLIVGLGIYLLKIVVITILVGVIEINTVKFRLFSLPNYAVIALIIAVLGFLTRFVLR, translated from the coding sequence ATGTTTTTTATACTTTTAATATCTCCGCTATTTACCGGGGTAATAAGGAAAATCAAATCAAAAATACAGCATAAAATAGGTGCTTCGGTTTTTCAACCCTATTATGATTTGATAAAGCTATTAAAAAAAGATTTGGTGGTATCAAATACCTCATCTTGGATTTATAATGTGGCACCATATGTTTATTTTATAACTTCCCTTGCAGCAGCTATGTGTTTGCCTGTAGTATATCAATTGAGGGGGTTTTCCTTGTATACTGACCTTCTGGTAATAGTTTATTTTTTTGTGGCCGGACGTATTTTTATGGCTCTGGCAGGACTGGACACTGGAAGTACATTTGGAGGGATGGGAAGCAGCAGAGAATTACTGATTTCAGCTTTGGTTGAACCTGCGCTTTTTCTTATTATTATAACAGTAGGTGCAAATCCCGAGATTGCTTCAACAAGCGTTTTTTCAATATACGATTATGTAGTAGAAAACAGCTCTAATACTTTTTCAACTATAAATATATTGCTGTTTGCAGCCATGTTGATGGTAATGATTGCGGAGTCATCCAGAATTCCGGTTGATGATCCGTCAACACATCTTGAGCTTACCATGGTCCACGAAGCAATGACTTTGGAATACTCGGGAAGACATCTTGCTTTCATTGAAATGGGTACATATATAAAGCAATTGGTATTTATGACTTTTATGGCCAATATATTAATTCCCCTTGGATTAAACGCGGAAAGTTTAATAGTTGGACTTGGCATATATCTGTTAAAAATAGTAGTAATTACTATTTTAGTTGGTGTTATTGAGATTAATACAGTCAAATTCAGGCTTTTCAGTCTTCCAAACTATGCTGTAATTGCTCTCATTATTGCTGTTTTAGGTTTTTTAACCCGCTTTGTTTTGAGGTAA